Proteins found in one Nocardia brasiliensis ATCC 700358 genomic segment:
- a CDS encoding DUF5134 domain-containing protein, whose product MITDPFVCWAVTVGFMVTAVFWATRAAARSATVPVRITGLLHVVMSLAMLAMVWPRLPSVATVVGTTFFAVATAVFAALLLARREHRLEHGYHALMMATMVWMYAVMDSSIVGSTPVTSADGSMNMGGGVTMSMPATMSMHLPSWAGNLNLAVGLCYLVLAAIWVAHTYRRASVHDLTHRRLGAMHALMAGATALMFLSYTG is encoded by the coding sequence ATGATCACCGACCCCTTCGTGTGCTGGGCCGTCACCGTCGGGTTCATGGTGACCGCGGTGTTCTGGGCGACCCGGGCCGCTGCGCGGTCCGCGACCGTTCCGGTCCGGATCACCGGCCTCCTGCACGTGGTGATGTCACTGGCCATGCTCGCCATGGTGTGGCCTCGGCTACCGAGCGTCGCCACGGTCGTGGGCACGACGTTCTTCGCCGTCGCGACCGCGGTGTTCGCCGCACTGCTCCTCGCGCGCCGAGAGCACCGGCTCGAACACGGCTACCACGCGCTCATGATGGCCACGATGGTGTGGATGTACGCCGTGATGGACTCCTCGATCGTTGGCAGCACACCCGTGACCTCCGCCGACGGCTCGATGAACATGGGCGGCGGCGTCACCATGTCCATGCCCGCGACGATGTCGATGCACCTGCCCTCCTGGGCCGGAAACCTGAACCTGGCCGTAGGCCTGTGCTACCTCGTGCTGGCCGCGATCTGGGTCGCCCACACCTATCGACGCGCCTCCGTGCACGACCTCACCCACCGCCGCCTCGGCGCGATGCACGCGCTCATGGCAGGCGCGACCGCGCTCATGTTCCTGTCCTACACCGGCTGA
- a CDS encoding PepSY-associated TM helix domain-containing protein yields MAETPREGDSKQPPQPTAWARWRPVLLRLHFYGGVLVGPFILIAAVTGLLYTFTPQLDGIVFRHEVTVDGYAPQTRSLADQIAAARTVYPDAPITSVKPPTVASETTQIAFATTDVALDYTRTVFVNPYTAQVQGTLTTYGQWLPIRAWFDEMHRTLHLGVPGRYYSEIAASWLWVIALGGLAMWIAHARRRGVRGLTIPNRTGTRTGSRARILNWHGTVGVWIVIGLLGLSVTGLTWSRFTGEHVETLRSQLSWTTPSVSTALPEATTETTLDPAASADTVLRSALDAGLQPPLWMKPPTATGTAWQVYERKRDLPTRFDAVAVDGRSGAIVDESRFAEWPLIAKLTNWAIDAHMGLLFGLANQIALALLVVCLITVIVRGYLMWWKRRPTRGGWPTAPRRGSLAGLRPAEAVVAVAVLAGIGWCAPLFGITLGAFVLGDVVAGELIRRRKQAA; encoded by the coding sequence CTGGCGGAGACGCCGCGCGAAGGCGACAGCAAACAACCTCCCCAGCCCACCGCCTGGGCGCGATGGCGACCGGTGCTGTTACGGCTGCACTTCTACGGTGGTGTATTGGTCGGGCCGTTCATCCTCATCGCGGCCGTCACCGGCCTGCTGTACACGTTCACACCACAGCTGGACGGGATCGTGTTCCGCCATGAAGTGACCGTCGACGGATACGCCCCCCAGACACGCAGCCTCGCCGACCAGATCGCGGCGGCGCGCACCGTTTACCCGGACGCGCCGATCACCAGCGTGAAGCCGCCCACGGTGGCCAGCGAGACGACCCAAATCGCTTTCGCGACAACGGATGTCGCGCTGGACTACACGCGCACCGTGTTCGTCAATCCCTACACGGCACAGGTGCAGGGCACCTTGACCACCTACGGGCAGTGGCTGCCGATCCGGGCATGGTTCGACGAGATGCACCGGACCCTGCACCTGGGTGTGCCCGGCCGGTACTACAGCGAGATCGCGGCGAGCTGGTTGTGGGTGATCGCACTGGGCGGCCTCGCCATGTGGATCGCGCACGCGCGCCGACGCGGTGTCCGCGGCCTCACGATTCCCAACCGTACCGGCACCCGCACCGGCTCGCGTGCGCGGATCTTGAATTGGCATGGCACGGTGGGCGTTTGGATCGTCATCGGACTGCTGGGATTGTCGGTGACCGGACTGACGTGGTCCCGATTCACCGGTGAACACGTCGAGACACTGCGTTCACAGCTGAGCTGGACCACACCGTCGGTGTCGACGGCATTGCCGGAGGCGACCACCGAGACCACCCTCGATCCCGCGGCAAGCGCCGACACCGTCCTGCGCAGCGCCCTCGACGCGGGGTTGCAGCCGCCGCTGTGGATGAAACCGCCCACCGCGACCGGTACCGCATGGCAGGTCTATGAACGTAAACGCGACCTCCCGACCCGATTCGACGCAGTCGCGGTCGACGGCCGATCCGGCGCGATCGTGGACGAGAGCCGCTTCGCCGAGTGGCCGCTGATCGCGAAGCTGACCAACTGGGCCATCGACGCCCACATGGGCCTGCTGTTCGGGCTCGCGAACCAGATCGCGCTGGCCCTGCTGGTCGTGTGCCTGATCACGGTGATCGTGCGCGGCTACCTCATGTGGTGGAAACGGCGCCCCACCCGAGGCGGATGGCCGACCGCGCCACGCCGCGGCTCGCTGGCGGGCCTGCGCCCCGCCGAAGCCGTCGTCGCGGTCGCGGTACTCGCCGGAATCGGCTGGTGCGCACCGCTGTTCGGCATCACCCTGGGCGCGTTCGTCCTGGGCGACGTCGTCGCCGGCGAACTGATCCGGCGACGGAAGCAGGCGGCATGA
- a CDS encoding heavy-metal-associated domain-containing protein codes for MGEVVYKVTGMSCAHCVTAVTKAMTDVEGVGDVRVDLDSGTVAVTEQAPVSLQSVSAALAAAGYELAQA; via the coding sequence GTGGGTGAAGTCGTGTACAAGGTGACCGGAATGAGCTGTGCGCACTGCGTGACCGCGGTGACCAAAGCAATGACCGACGTCGAAGGCGTAGGTGACGTCCGGGTGGACCTGGACTCCGGCACCGTCGCCGTGACCGAGCAAGCGCCGGTGTCGCTTCAATCGGTCAGTGCCGCGCTGGCGGCCGCCGGATACGAGTTGGCGCAGGCGTGA
- a CDS encoding DUF3558 domain-containing protein: MVATSLIACGANNNEMPRSPVTLWNPCTEISDDVLQSVGLRPATEDSGITRPLHSRQEICRWDAPRYAYTVTVYSTAETVTETELEPTLVEFQDVTLAERAGRQFRIAGDSKPFGCNVVFAAEQGGFQIRVFIDPSLVERENPCQRLDLVSRSIVPILPR; encoded by the coding sequence ATGGTCGCCACGAGCCTGATTGCGTGCGGCGCCAACAACAACGAGATGCCGAGAAGTCCTGTGACGTTGTGGAATCCGTGCACCGAGATCTCCGACGATGTCCTCCAGTCCGTCGGCCTCCGCCCTGCGACCGAGGACAGCGGAATCACGCGACCGCTGCACTCCAGGCAGGAAATCTGCCGTTGGGACGCGCCTCGGTACGCCTACACGGTGACGGTGTACTCCACAGCCGAAACTGTGACCGAAACCGAACTGGAGCCGACACTCGTCGAATTCCAAGACGTGACGCTCGCAGAGCGCGCAGGGCGGCAATTCAGGATCGCCGGCGATTCCAAACCTTTCGGTTGCAACGTCGTGTTTGCGGCCGAACAGGGTGGATTCCAGATCCGCGTCTTCATCGATCCCAGCCTCGTCGAACGCGAAAACCCTTGCCAACGCCTGGATCTGGTCAGTCGATCGATCGTGCCGATACTACCGCGATAG